The following proteins are encoded in a genomic region of Tachysurus fulvidraco isolate hzauxx_2018 chromosome 22, HZAU_PFXX_2.0, whole genome shotgun sequence:
- the kcnab1b gene encoding voltage-gated potassium channel subunit beta-1, producing the protein MQVSFACTDHGLKAPRNNEPTKQNTASPNTTSAARARFRTVALIARSLGSFTHRHHISLKESTGKLTGMKYRNLGKSGLRVSCLGLGTWVTFGGQISDEVAEQLMTIAYESGVNLFDTAEVYSAGKAEIILGNIIKKKCWRRSSLVITTKLYWGGKAETERGLSRKHIIEGLRGSLQRLQLEYVDVVFANRPDNNTPMEEIVRAMTHAINQGMAMYWGTSRWTAMEIMEAYSVARQFNLIPPVCEQAEYHFFQRDKVEVQMPELYHKIGVGVVSWSPLACGIITGKYENGVPESSRAAMKSYQWLKDKIVSEDGRKQQAKLKELSHIAEKLSCTLPQLAVAWCLRNEGVSSVLLGSSNPAQLTENLGAIQVLPKITPHIASEIDKILGNRPHSKKDYHH; encoded by the exons ATGCAGGTGTCCTTTGCATGCACCGATCATGGGCTAAAGGCACCACGGAACAATGAGCCAACCAAGCAAAACACAGCGAGTCCGAACACAACAAGTGCAGCCCGGGCTCGGTTCCGCACAGTGGCGCTAATTGCTCGCAGCCTTGGATCCTTCACACACCGCCACCACATCTCACTGAAAGAGTCCACAGGCAAACTCACTGGCATGAAATACAG gaATCTTGGAAAATCCGGATTGCGAGTATCATGTTTGGGACTTG GAACATGGGTGACATTTGGGGGTCAGATTTCCGATGAG gtagCAGAGCAGCTAATGACTATCGCCTATGAGAGTGGAGTAAACCTCTTTGACACAGCTGAAGTTTACTCAGCCGGGAA AGCTGAAATCATACTTGGAAATATCATCAAGAAGAAATGCTGGAG GAGGTCAAGTCTAGTGATCACTACCAAGCTTTACTGGGGAGGAAA agcagaaacagaaagaggTCTCTCAAGGAAGCACATTATTGAAG GTCTGAGAGGGTCTTTACAGAGGTTACAGTTAGAATATGTGGACGTCGTCTTTGCCAATCGCCCTGATAACAACACTCCTATGGAGG AGATCGTGAGGGCAATGACTCATGCTATAAACCAGGGAATGGCCATGTACTGGGGGACATCACGCTGGACAGCTATGGAGATAATG GAGGCATACTCTGTGGCAAGGCAGTTCAACCTGATCCCTCCAGTGTGTGAGCAGGCCGAGTATCACTTCTTCCAGAGAGACAAAGTGGAAGTGCAGATGCCGGAGCTGTATCATAAAATAG gtgtgggtgtggtgtccTGGTCTCCTCTGGCCTGTGGAATCATCACAGGAAAGTATGAAAATGGTGTCCCAGAATCCTCTAGGGCAGCAATGAAG TCATACCAGTGGCTGAAGGATAAGATAGTGAGTGAGGATGGACGAAAACAACAGGCTAAGCTGAAGGAGCTGAGTCACATTGCAGAAAAGCTTAGCTGTACACTACCGCAACTTGCCGTGG CTTGGTGCTTACGGAATGAGGGTGTGAGTTCAGTTCTGCTGGGAAGCTCCAATCCTGCACAACTCACAGAAAACCTAGGTGCAATACAG GTGCTTCCAAAGATTACACCTCACATTGCCTCAGAGATTGACAAAATTCTGGGCAACAGACCCCACAGTAAGAAAGACTATCACCACTGA